A region of Kwoniella shivajii chromosome 11, complete sequence DNA encodes the following proteins:
- a CDS encoding pre-mRNA-splicing factor SLT11, with amino-acid sequence MPAKHDINKVGVESSDFPILCETCLGPNPYVRMTKQEFGNECKICNRPFTVFRWNPGAGGRYKKTEICNTCAKIKGVCQTCLLDLEYGLPVQVRDAALGRKSQAPQSDINKQYYIQNLEAQMADSPDGQTFDSEVANRAGREMLKGIARSDPYYKRNRPHICSFFVKGECTRGGECPFRHEIPKEGELAKQNIVDRYYGKNDPVAKKMLREQAEIKGMKAPDDKSITTLLFLGLPQTTESEVRASLVGACPFVKPIEIRSLTIVEASHCAFVNFKLRNLAEKVAEALTAQGGIEVSGKKAKVVWGRARPQKGKAAIAAGESSGSTSTATAEMTSS; translated from the exons ATGCCAGCTAAGCACGACATCAAC AAAGTTGGTGTGGAAAGTTCTGATTTTCCTATATT GTGCGAAACAT GTCTAGGTCCAAATCCATATGTTCGAATG ACGAAACAGGAATTCGGAAACGAATGTAAGATTTGTAATCGACCTTTTACAGTATTCAGATGGAATCCAGGAGCGGGAGGTAGATATAAGAAAACCGAAATCTGTAATACGTGTGCCAAGATAAAAGGTGTTTGTCAAACCTGTCTATTAGATCT CGAATATGGTTTACCTGTACAAGTGAGAGATGCGGCTTTGGGACGAAAGAGTCAAGCTCCACAATCAGATATCAACAAGC AATATTACATCCAAAATCTCGAAGCTCAAATGGCTGATTCACCCGATGGACAAACGTTTGATTCAGAAGTTGCAAATAGAGCAGGAAGAGAAATGTTAAAAGGTATAGCAAGATCAGATCCTTATTACAAGAGAAATAGACCACATATTTGTAGTTTCTTCGTTAAAGGTGAATGTACGAGAGGTGGTGAATGCCCTTTCAG ACATGAAATACctaaagaaggagaattggCAAAACAAAATATCGTTGACAGATATTATGGCAAGAACGATCCTGTagcaaagaagatgttgagaGAACAAGCTGAGATCAAAGGTATGAAAGCACCGGATGATAAGTCTATC ACAACATTGTTATTCCTCGGTTTACCTCAAACCACAGAATCAGAAGTCAGAGCTTCTTTGGTTGGTGCTTGTCCATTCGTCAAACCTATAGAAATCAGATCGTTGACTATAGTAGAAGCTTCTC ATTGTGCATTCGTGAATTTCAAATTGCGTAATTTGGCGGAGAAGGTAGCAGAAGCATTAACTGCTCAAGGTGGAATTGAAGTTTCAGGTAAAAAAGCTAAAGTAGTATGGGGAAGAGCAAGACCACAAAAAGGAAAGGCAGCCATCGCAGCTGGAGAATCAAGTGGGTCGACATCAACAGCAACTGCTGAAATGACAAgttcatga
- a CDS encoding uracil-DNA glycosylase: MPPQARSISSYFKPTGVVAATSSSTTTAAGAGAGAGLTTPEKKKGILSEAAKRAIEEGLSAAKQDEEEPEPSKKKQRIDSSPSTSKVADIFTKPNLTASPTNKLPIVRSKTREDLRARIAEKPDWINKLSLEIDTMGEDWLLALQDELTKSYFLNLKEFITNEQKTKKVFPPAEDIYSWSRLCPLKDIRVVIIGQDPYHDDGQAHGLAFSVRKGVRVPPSLRNMYKEMHDEIPGFVIPKHGDLTEWAKHGVLLLNTSLTVRAHEAGSHANKGWDTFTAAVLKVVTSRLSPGPSIASAVGEKVPGGNGVVFMAWGAHAAKMCAGVDNKKHLILKSAHPSPLSASRGFLGNNHFKKANEWLQLKYGPQGGIDWEALGDNGKPTT, encoded by the exons ATGCCTCCTCAAGCAAGATCGATCTCATCCTACTTCAAACCTACAGGAGTGGTAGCTGCCACTTCTTCTAGCACAACGACAGctgcaggtgcaggtgcaggtgcaggaCTGACCACtccagaaaagaaaaagggtATCCTAAGTGAAGCTGCCAAAAGAGCtatagaagaaggtttatCAGCTGCcaaacaagatgaagaggagcCAGAaccatcgaagaagaaacaaagGATTGATTCCAGTCCATCCACATCAA AGGTAGCTGATATATTCACTAAACCGAATTTGACTGCCTCACCGACGAATAAGCTGCCCATAGTGAGATCAAAGACACGCGAAGACTTAAGAGCTAGAATCGCAGAGAAACCAGATTGGATTAATAAATTGTCATTGGAAATCGATACAATGGGTGAAGATTGGTTATTGGCTTTACAAGATGAACTGACAAAATCGTATTTCCTGAAT CTTAAAGAGTTCATTACCAATGAACAAAAGACTAAGAAAGTGTTTCCACCAG CCGAGGATATATACTCCTGGTCTCGATTGTGTCCTTTGAAGGATATCAGAGTGGTCATTATTG GTCAAGATCCATATCAT GACGATGGTCAAGCACAT GGTCTGGCATTTTCAGTCCGAAAAGGTGTTCGAGTCCCACCTTCTTTACGGAACATGTACAAAGAGATGCACGATGAGATACCTGGATTCGTTATTCCTAAACATGG AGATTTGACTGAATGGGCTAAACATGGTGTTCTGTTGTTGAATACTTCTTTAACCGTCCGAGCtcatgag GCAGGATCTCACGCGAACAAAGGATGGGACACGTTCACTGCTGCCGTACTGAAAGTGGTAACATCAAGATTATCGCCTGGACCATCTATAGCTTCTGCCGTGGGAGAAAAAGTGCCGGGTGGGAATGGTGTGGTGTTTATGGCTTGGGGTGCACATGCAGCTAAGATGTGTGCGGGAGTAGATaat AAAAAACACTTGATACTGAAATCAGCTCATCCATCTCCTTTATCAGCAAGTAGAGGTTTCTTAGGTAACAATCACTTCAAAAAAGCAAATGAGTGGTTACAGCTTAAATACGGACCACAAGGTGGAATCGATTGGGAAGCTCTAGGTGATAATGGCAAGCCCACAACATAA
- a CDS encoding protein SYM1, translating to MASLLNAYSRFLSKRPVVGGMASSAVLFATGDVVAQQLIEKKGKDHDFVRTGRIVVWGGGIFAPVVTVWFRTLERVPIKSKWPATFARVGLDQFVFAPIILTGFFHAMTLMEGKSLADARAKWREAFVPTLKANWMLFIPFQTLNMFIPLQYRLLAVNGVNIPWNAFLSLQNAKPKQVAKAEEDLKKD from the exons ATGGCGAGTTTACTGAATGCATACTCTAGATTCCTTTCTAAAAGACCTGTAGTGGGTGGTATGGCTTCTTCAGCT GTTCTCTTCGCTACTGGAGATG TCGTCGCTCAACAGTtgatagagaagaaaggcaaagatCATGATTTCGTTCGAACTGG CCGAATCGTTGTTTGGGGAGGAGGGATCTTCGCACCAGTAGTAACAGTCTGGTTCCGTACACTCGAGAGAGTTCctatcaaatcaaaatggcCTGCTACTTTCGCTAGAGTAGGATTAGATCAATTCGTTTTCGCTCCTATCATCCTGACTG GCTTCTTCCACGCTATGACCCTCATGGAAGGTAAATCTCTGGCGGACGCAAGAGCGAAATGGagagag GCTTTCGTGCCCACCTTGAAGGCGAATTGGATGTT ATTCATCCCTTTCCAAACACTTAACATG ttcattcctcttcaatACAGACTGTTAGCAGTTAACGGTGTCAATATCCCTTGGAACGCCTTCTTGTCTTTACAAAACGCTAAACCTAAACAAGTTGCAAAAGCTGAGGaagacctgaagaaggattag